GGGGAATATTAATAGTAAGACTCTTTGTCATTTTATCGCGCAGCTCGGTAAGTAATTGCATGCTGTTGATCTTGAACTCAAGGTTGCCGGGCTGCATATAACGATCCTGAACTTTGCCGCGTATGTATAAAAAGAAGCCCTGTACAAGGAAGGCTTTAAACTTTACATAATCTTCGCCAAACAACATGAACTCGAACGAGCCGTTATAATCTTCCATCATAAAACTGGCAAAAGGCTTTCCCGCTTTCGAAACACGGTGGTTGGCAACCGTAATTATCCCGCCTAAAGCAATTTCTTTCCCTTTCAACTTCGGCATATCCTGAAAATCGGCAATGGCTGTGTTACAGAAGCTATTCAGCTCCAAACGGTAACTATCCAAGGGGTGACCGGAAATATATATTCCCACTACTTCACGTTCGTACTTCAACTTTTCAAGACTACCCCACTCCTCACATTGAGGCACTTTAGGCTCGGGCTCTTCAACTCCCGATGCTTCACCAAATAAACTTTGCTGGGATGAATTTTTCGCTTCCTGGAAATTATTTCCATAACGGATGGCCTTTTCTAAAAAAGAAATTCCATCGCCGCTCTCCGAATGAAAATATTGCGCGCGGTGCACACCCGGAAATGAATCAAATCCACCAGCATAGGCAAGGCTTTCAAACGCTTTTTTATTCGCGGCGCGTAAATTTATTCTTCGCGTTAAGTCAAATATATTTGCAAACGGACCATTGAGCATACGCTCATCAACAATAGCCACAACAGCTCCCTCACCTACTCCTTTTACCGCACCCAAACCAAAACGTATGTCTCCTTTTTTATTTACCGCAAAATGGTACTGACTTTCATTTACATCCGGGCCAAGCACAGGAACACCCATACGCTTACACTCTTCCATGAAGAATGTTACTTTATCAATATTATTCAAGTTATGTGTAAGTACCGAGGCCATATATTCTCCCGGGTAATGGGCTTTTAAATAAGCTGTCTGGTAAGCTACAAAAGCATAACAGGTGGAATGTGATTTATTGAAGGCATATTGTGCAAATGCCTCCCAGTCGGTCCAGATCTTTTCCAGTTTATCGGCAGGCAAACCCTTTTGGGCCGCGCCATTGATAAATTTATTTTTCATTTTATCCAGGGTCGCCCTGTCCTTTTTACCCATCGCTTTACGCAATACATCGGCGTCGCCTTTGGAAAAGCCAGCCAGCTTTTGCGATAGCAGCATCACCTGCTCCTGGTAAACAGTGATACCATAAGTATCTTTGAGGTATTCCTCCATTTCAGGAAGGTCATAGGTAATGGCTTCCCGCCCATGTTTACGGGCGATAAAATTCGGGATGTATTCAATAGGACCCGGACGATACAGCGCGTTCATGGCGATGAGATCCTCGAATTTATCCGGCTTCAGATCTTTCAGATGCTTCTGCATTCCGCCTGACTCGAACTGGAACGTCGCGTTTGTTTCACCGCGCTGGTAAAGCTCAAATGTTTTTTTTTCTTCAAGCGGTATTGTGTCAATGTCAATGTCAATTCCATGATTTTGTTTGATGAGCTTCAGCGCGTCACGGACAATACTGAGTGTTTTAAGTCCAAGGAAGTCCATTTTAATTACACCTGAATCTTCGATCACTTTACCATCGTACTGCGTAATTAACAGGTTCGTTTCCTTTGATGTGGCCACAGGAATGATCTCTGTCAGATCCTTTGGAGCGATGATGATGCCTGCGGCATGAATACCTGTACCGCGTACAGAACCCTCCAATATCAATGCTTCCTTCAAAACTCTTGATTGCAGGTCATCTCCCTGGTATATCTCACGGAGCTTTTTCACATTCTCCAGGTCCTCTCCGCCTAATTGCTCTACCTCTTCAAGACTTTTCTCACCTTTTAACGGAGCCGTTAGCATACGATCCAGCTCAGTTCCGGGCCTGTCGGGCACCAACTTGGCCAGCATGTTCGAATCCTGCAGAGGAAGGTCGAGTACACGGGCCACATCCTTAATGCTCATTTTAGCGGCCATAGTACCATAGGTAACAATTTGCGCCACCTGGTTCTTGCCGTATTTTTCAACCACATAATCGATCACCTTCTGGCGGCCCTCATCATCAAAGTCTGTATCAATATCATATTTGTAATACCAATACAATAAGCAACGGCGGAACCCGCGGCAGAACCCCGTCCGGGGCCAACAACAACGCCAAGGTCGCGGCCGGCTTTTATGAAATCCGATACGATCAGGAAGTAACCCGCGAAGCCCATTGTTTTAACAGTGAACAATTCAAAATTGATCCGTTCTTCTATCTCAGGAGATAATTCACCATAACGTTTTTTAGCCCCCTCATAGGTTATATGCTTTAAATATTCATCCTGCGAGCTGAAGCCTTTAGGAATTTTAAAATGCGGCAACAATATATCCTGCTTGAGCTTCAGGGGTTCTATCTTATCAACTATCTCGTTGGTATTATCAATGGCTTCCGGAATATCGCTGAACAAAGTGCTCATTTCAGCGGTTGTTTTAAAATAAAACTGGTCGTTGTAAAACGCGAAACGCTTATCCTTTGTCATTACATCATCTTCGGCAAAATCCTTCATGGTAGGTGTACTCTGCTTTTCACCTGTATTGATACAAAGCAGGATATCATGCGCGTTGGAGTCAGCCTGGTCCACATAATGCGAATCATTGGAAGCGATAATTTTCACGTGATACTTTTTCGCGAAACCCAGTAATACTTCATTCACTTTTATCTGATCGGGAATATCGTGGCGCTGCAGTTCAATGTAATAATCCTCCCCGAACAGGTCGAGCCACCACTTAAACTCCTTTTCTCCTTCAGCTTCTCCCTTTCTTAAGATCACCTTAGGAACTGAAGCCCCAAGGCAGCAGGTAGTTGCGATCAATCCTGTATGATATTGCAATATCAATTCTTTATCAATACGGGGATACTTACCATACAAACCTTCCATGTAACCCAATGAACACAACTTAATCAGGTTCTTGTAACCTTCGGCATTTTTAGCGAGCAACAACTGATGGTAACGAATATCTTTATCCTCCTTTGTAAACTGGCGCTTGTGACGGGTTTCGACAACATAGAATTCGCAGCCAACAATCGGTTTTATTTTATTCGGATTATCGGGAGTGTTGTATTTACCCGCTTCGGCAACAAATTTAAAAACGCCAAACATATTGCCATGATCGGTTATGGCAATGGCCCGCATATTGTCGTTCACTGCTTTCTTATACAATGAACCTATATCAGCAGCCCCATCAAGCAGCGAGAATTGGGTATGAACGTGTAAGTGTGAGAATTGCATTTGATTGAAGATTAAAAGATCAGCAGACAGAAATCGGAAGACCGGAGCTTGGTTTCTCCTGACTTCAGCCTTCCAGCTTCTGACACTTCTGACATTTATTCCACCAATTTATCCAAAAGCCACGTAATGCATACTTCTTGTTGATAATTAGTTAATAACAAAAGATTATTAACACCATTCAAATCTCTCATTATCAGCATTTTTATGTTGTTACTTACGTTTTATTTAATAAATTTGGTTTCTTCAAAATACGTATGAAAAACGCAAGAAAAGGTACAGGTTCATCTTTCCTTATTAGTTTATTTTTGCTATTGCAAGGCTATGCGTTTTCACAGGATACAAAAACGATGGACCTCATCTTTAAAGTGCGTAATCATGATGTAAGCGGAACCACTCCAATACCCGGCGTTTCTGTTTCTGTTTACGAAAAAGCCAGCAATAAACTCCTTCAAACCCGCTATACACCGGAGAATGGTAACATTAAGTTCACACTTGAATTGTACAAGGATTATTTTTTCACTTTTACCAGGAAAGATTTTGTAACAAAAAAATTTGTGCTTGACGCGAGCGTACCCGGCAAAGAAAGCAAAAGCAAACTATATTATTATGTTGAACACATTGTTAACATGTATGGCATAACATCTGTCAACCTTGGCGCAGAGCTGCTTGATAAGCCATTTGACAAACTTGTGTATTCTGCCACCGAAAACAACTTCAGCAGTGATCCCGACTATCAGAAATCGTTGAAAAAAGAACTTGCAAAGTTAACACCGAAAGAGAGAGAAGCTTTATTAAATAAACTAAAAGGCGGAGGAAGCGGCGATGAAACTGATAAAGAAAAAAAATATAAAGACGCAGTTGCAACAGGTGACAGGGCTCTCGGCACAAAAGATTACCTGACCGCTAAGGATGCTTACTATATCGCATCAACGCTGAAACCTAATGATAAATATTCACGCGACAAACTGAAACAAATAGACGTTATCTTAAAATCCCGTAATCCGGCTGACATCAAGTATGCTGAACTTATTTCGCAGGCCGATAAGGACTTCAACGCGAAACAATACGAACAGGCAAAAAAGGGCTTTCGGGATGCAAGTAAACTTAAGCCGGGTGAAAAATATCCGAAGCAAAAGATCGATGAGATTGCCCAGCTAGCATTCAAAGAAAGTTCAAAAAAATACAAAGATGTCATATACAGGGCTGATAAATTTTTCCTGGAGAAAAATTATGTCAAAGCAAAAGAAGCTTATGCTGAGGCTTCCGCTTTAAATTCGTTTGAAAAATATCCTAAAGATAAGCTGGCTGAAATTTCACAAATGTATAAAGACGCTGTTTTTACAGCCGATAAACTTTTCCTGAATAAGGAACTTGAACGTGCGAAAGAAGCTTATAATACAGCCCTTGCCCTGAATCCTTCGGAGCAATATCCCAAAGAGCAGATCAAAGAGATCAACAAGCAGCTCAGGGCAGGTGAAACGTCTACAGATTACACCACCCTTGTCTCTAATGGCGATAGAGCCTTCAAAGAAAAAAATTACATGAAAGCAAAAGAGTTATTCGCCAACGCGCTGAAACAAAAACCAACTGAAAAATATCCAAAAGATCAACTGGCAAAGATCGATGCCGCAATTGCAAAAGACCCCAACTTCAAAAAAGAATTGGATAAAAAATATAATGAGGCCATGAAAAAAGGCAAAGAGGCGCTGGATAATAAAGAGTATGAAACCTCACGGGATGCCTACTCTGAAGCTTCTACGCTTAAGCCAGAACAAAAAATGCCTAAGGCACAACTGGCTAAAGTTGAAGGATTACTCAAAGCCGTCATGAAAGAACTGGATAACAAATACAATTCCACCATTGCACTCGCCGAAAAAGAGCTCGGATTAAAACATTACGATAAAGCCAAAACATCTTTTAACGATGCGTTAAAATTAAAGCCAACTGAAAAATTACCTAAAGACAAATTGGCTGAAATAGACAAACTGATCCTCGCAGAACGGAATGACGTTGACCAGAAATATAAAAATGCTATCTCGAAAGGAGACAAAGCTTTTGATGAAAAAGATTATACTACAGCAAAAGAAGCCTATACCGAAGCGGAAGCTATTAATTCCGGTCAAAAATATCCCAAAGACAGGATGGTTGAAATTGACAAACTAATAAAAGAAATGGAAAACAACCTTGTCGCAATTGATAACCTGATGGACCCTAAGACGAGAGCTGCAGCCGGCAATAACCAGGTCACACAACAATTGATGGCCATGCGCGAGGAACAACTCGCGAAAATGAACCAGATGAAACTGCTTAAAAAAGCGTATGCAAAACACATGGCAAACCTGAGTACCAAGTACAGTACTCAAAATCCATTGACAAAATTACTTGATATTATTGACACAAAAGCAATTGTTAACGCTAAGGAATCGCTGAAGTAAAATCTATTTAAGATCGCGCCTATGAACTTAAGAAAATTATTAATCGTGTTAAGCCTTGTAACCGGCATCACTTCGCTGGCACAAACACTTAACCTTAACCAGTTTGGTATAGAAGATGGCCTTCCTCAATCCAGCATATATACCATGTTGCAGGACTACAATGGGAACATCTGGTTTGGAACTATGGCCGGTGTATCGAAATACAATGGCCTGCGTTTTGAAAACTTTTCTAAAAAAGACAGTCTTGCCGAATACCGTGTCACCTCAAGTTGTTTGGACAAGGCCGGCAACATCTGGTTTGGCCATTGGAACGGAGGAATATCAAAATACAGTCCGGCCAGCTTGAAGTTTCATCCTGTTAATACGGGCAACTTTGTTATATCATCGACCATAACCAGCATTGTACTTGACAACAATGGAACACTCTGGTTCGCAACAAGTGAACATGGATTGATCAGCTATACTCCAACGGCAGATGAATTGCAAAAGGTTTCAGACACCGAAACCGGCACCTTCAAACTCATAGATAAAAAAGCCGGCCTGCCCTCGAATAAAATAAATAATTTATCTGTCGATGTATATGGCGCAATTTACATAGCTACCGGCAATGGCCTTGTTAAAACTATAGACGGAAAAAAGTTTGAGACTATCTATAACCTTCCATCTTCCCTTATAACCGCGGTATTATCTGACAGCAAAGGAAACCTTTGGGTTGGCACGGAAGATAAAGGGATAACGCGTATTCACCTTTCAAACAAAGAAGTAAAAACATATACTACATCTGACGGAGGACTTTCTTTTAATCATGTTAAAACAATCATTGAAGACGTTGATAAGAATATTTTTATCGGCACTTTTGGGGGCGGTGTGAGCAAATACCTTCCGGCTCTTGAAGCCAATAAATACCAGGGACCCCTGTTTCAGACTATTTCAACGGCCCAGGGCTTGAGTAATGATAAAGTGATGAGTATTTTGCAGGACCGGGAAAGAAACATATGGATAGGGACGTACCTTAATCTTAACCAATATTTTGATGAACAGTTTGAAATATTCGGAGAAAGAGAAAAAATAAAAAACAGCCTGGTATGGTCGGTTATCCAGGCAAAAAACGGGAAATACTGGATCGGTACCGAAGGAGGTCTGGTTGAATTCACCAAGAATGATCATTCGTCAAAAAACACATTTATTAATCGCACCGGTGGTAACGGTACAACCACCAACACGACATCGCTTTTAGAAGACGCAAAAGGAAATATCTGGTACACCAATTACACAACAGGTGTATCCCGCTTTAACCCGACGAATAACAATACAACGAATTACACAATATCCAATGGCCTTTGCAACAACGAAGTGAATGGTATCAGTAATGACAGGGATGGGAACATCTGGTTTGCAACAAATAATGGAGCCGGCAAATTCAACATAAATACTGAAAAATTTGAGAGCTACACCACCAAAGAAGGATTAGGAAGTAATAAGATATTTACAATCTACAAAGACAGTAAACAAAACCTTTGGTTCGGATGTTTGGGCGGAGAATTAACGATGTATGATGGCACATCATTTAAAAAATTTTCCGAGAAGGAAGGATATAATAACTTTTTTACACTTTGTATCACCGAAGACAATCGCGGCAATATGTGGTTCGGAAGTTTTGAAAAAGGACTTTACAGGTACGATGGTAAATCATTTAAAAACTATACCACTAAAGACGGTATGACATCCGATCAATCATTCATGCTTGTATGCGATAACCTTAATAATCTTTGGATAGGCAACAACCAGGGGATCGACAAATTCAATCTTAAAGATGAACTATTCAAACATTACGGGAAACAGGACGGATTCCTTGGAGTTGAAATTAACCCCAATGCGGTGTTTAAGGATACTGATGGCAACCTTTGGTTTGGCTCCATTATCGGGCTTGTTAAGTACACATCCAAAAGCGAAAAGAATAACCAGGTTGAACCTATTTTAGTATTGGATTACCCGCGATTGTTCTTTAACAAAATTGAGATAAAGGATGATCATGTTTTTAGGTATGACCAGAACCACTTTACGTTTGATTTTGTGGGAGCAAGTTTAACTAATCCGAAGCGTGTTACTTATAAGTACATGCTTGAAGGACATGACCTGGATTGGTCTCCGCCTCAAAAGCAAAATTACGTAACCTATTCGCTGCTCAACCCCGGTAAATATACATTCAAAGTAAAATCGGCCAATAATGATGGCGTATGGAATAAGGAACCCGCTTCCTTTATATTTACCATTAAACCTCCCTTTTGGAGAACGTGGTGGTTCTGGAGCATTGTCGGGGTTGTACTTATAGCAGTTATAATTGTTTTTGTCCAATACCGCGAACGTAAACTCAAAGAACAAAACCAGATCCTCGAACAAAAAGTACTGGAACGTACAGAAGAACTCCGTAAGGAAAAAGAAATTGTTGAACTCCAAAACCAGAATATCAGGGATAGTATTGATTACGCCAAGCGGATACAGGAAGCTGTATTTGTACCGATGGAAACTATACATAAAAACCTGCCCAACTCATTCATCTTCTTCCGGCCAAAAGATGTTGTCAGCGGCGACTTTTATTGGGTACATAACAAAAATGGTAAGATCATTTTCGCTATGGCCGATTGTACCGGACATGGTGTACCCGGCGCATTTATGTCCATTATAGGTAATAATCTTTTAAGTAATGTTGTAAAGGAAATGGGCATCGTTACTCCTTCATTAATATTAGATGAGCTAAGCAAACAAATTGATGAAATGCTCAACCCGAACCAGGA
This genomic window from Bacteroidota bacterium contains:
- a CDS encoding SpoIIE family protein phosphatase gives rise to the protein MNLRKLLIVLSLVTGITSLAQTLNLNQFGIEDGLPQSSIYTMLQDYNGNIWFGTMAGVSKYNGLRFENFSKKDSLAEYRVTSSCLDKAGNIWFGHWNGGISKYSPASLKFHPVNTGNFVISSTITSIVLDNNGTLWFATSEHGLISYTPTADELQKVSDTETGTFKLIDKKAGLPSNKINNLSVDVYGAIYIATGNGLVKTIDGKKFETIYNLPSSLITAVLSDSKGNLWVGTEDKGITRIHLSNKEVKTYTTSDGGLSFNHVKTIIEDVDKNIFIGTFGGGVSKYLPALEANKYQGPLFQTISTAQGLSNDKVMSILQDRERNIWIGTYLNLNQYFDEQFEIFGEREKIKNSLVWSVIQAKNGKYWIGTEGGLVEFTKNDHSSKNTFINRTGGNGTTTNTTSLLEDAKGNIWYTNYTTGVSRFNPTNNNTTNYTISNGLCNNEVNGISNDRDGNIWFATNNGAGKFNINTEKFESYTTKEGLGSNKIFTIYKDSKQNLWFGCLGGELTMYDGTSFKKFSEKEGYNNFFTLCITEDNRGNMWFGSFEKGLYRYDGKSFKNYTTKDGMTSDQSFMLVCDNLNNLWIGNNQGIDKFNLKDELFKHYGKQDGFLGVEINPNAVFKDTDGNLWFGSIIGLVKYTSKSEKNNQVEPILVLDYPRLFFNKIEIKDDHVFRYDQNHFTFDFVGASLTNPKRVTYKYMLEGHDLDWSPPQKQNYVTYSLLNPGKYTFKVKSANNDGVWNKEPASFIFTIKPPFWRTWWFWSIVGVVLIAVIIVFVQYRERKLKEQNQILEQKVLERTEELRKEKEIVELQNQNIRDSIDYAKRIQEAVFVPMETIHKNLPNSFIFFRPKDVVSGDFYWVHNKNGKIIFAMADCTGHGVPGAFMSIIGNNLLSNVVKEMGIVTPSLILDELSKQIDEMLNPNQDGRKVKDGMDIAVCAYNPITKVLEFAGAHNAMYHVRKGELKEYKADKQPVGKTMMHDASFKFNNHTINIEPGDYVFLFTDGYADAIGGPKRTKFFYPPFRKLLAENTALPLDAQQKKLEDTLNEWLGSREQVDDIAIMGVKF